The following are encoded in a window of Phaseolus vulgaris cultivar G19833 chromosome 3, P. vulgaris v2.0, whole genome shotgun sequence genomic DNA:
- the LOC137808588 gene encoding probable polyamine transporter At1g31830, with protein sequence MTFPSLHFIMGWFSGTRTEELSSPRENHTRRVSVLPLVFLIFYEVSGGPFGVEDTVHAAGPLLALLGFLVFAVIWSVPEALITAEMGTMFPENSGYVVWVSSALGPFWGFQQGWMKWLSGVIDNALYPVLFLDYLKAGIPALGGGVPRTISILALTLLLTCLNYRGLTIVGTVAVFLGIFSLLPFVVMGFLSIPDLKPSRWCVANLDDVDWNLYLNTLFWNLNYWDSISTLAGEVENPRRTLPKALFYALILVVLSYFFPLVIGTGAVPLNRELWTDGYFSDIAEIVGGVWLRWWLQAAAAMSNMGMFVAEMSSDSFQLLGMAERGMLPEFFGKRSRYGTPLIGILFSASGVILLSWLSFQEIVAAENFLYCFGMILEFVAFILLRMKHPNASRPYKIPGGTAGAVAICIPPTILICVVMAFSTNKVLVISLIAVLIGLVMQPCLKILEERRWIKFSVRYELQDLHNEESTHSFIG encoded by the coding sequence ATGACATTTCCGAGTTTACATTTCATAATGGGGTGGTTCAGTGGTACGCGTACTGAGGAGTTATCTTCCCCAAGGGAAAATCACACGAGGAGAGTCTCTGTTCTTCCTCTAGTATTTCTCATCTTCTATGAGGTTTCTGGGGGACCCTTTGGTGTTGAGGACACTGTGCATGCAGCAGGTCCTCTATTAGCCCTTTTGGGGTTCTTGGTTTTTGCAGTTATATGGAGTGTTCCTGAGGCTCTTATCACTGCAGAGATGGGTACAATGTTCCCAGAGAACAGTGGTTATGTGGTTTGGGTCTCTTCTGCCCTGGGTCCCTTTTGGGGGTTTCAGCAAGGGTGGATGAAATGGCTAAGTGGGGTGATTGATAATGCTCTGTACCCGGTTCTGTTTCTCGACTATTTGAAAGCTGGAATCCCTGCATTGGGTGGTGGGGTTCCCAGAACCATTTCTATTTTGGCCTTAACTCTGCTTCTCACTTGCTTGAACTATAGGGGTTTAACCATTGTGGGAACTGTTGCTGTTTTTTTAGGAATTTTCTCACTCCTTCCTTTTGTGGTCATGGGATTCTTGTCAATTCCAGACTTGAAACCTTCAAGATGGTGTGTGGCAAATCTTGATGATGTTGATTGGAATCTGTATTTGAACACTTTGTTTTGGAATCTCAATTATTGGGACTCTATTAGTACTCTTGCTGGAGAAGTGGAGAATCCAAGGAGAACTCTTCCCAAGGCTCTATTTTATGCTTTGATCCTTGTAGTTCTGAGCTATTTCTTCCCTCTTGTGATTGGCACTGGTGCTGTTCCCCTCAATAGGGAGTTGTGGACTGATGGGTACTTCTCAGATATTGCTGAGATTGTTGGAGGAGTGTGGTTGAGGTGGTGGCTTCAGGCTGCTGCTGCAATGTCAAACATGGGAATGTTTGTTGCTGAAATGAGTAGTGACTCTTTCCAGCTTCTAGGAATGGCTGAGAGGGGCATGTTACCTGAGTTCTTTGGCAAGAGGTCTCGTTATGGAACTCCTCTCATAGGAATACTCTTTTCTGCCTCTGGTGTGATTTTACTCTCATGGCTTAGTTTTCAAGAGATTGTGGCTGCTGAAAACTTCTTGTACTGTTTTGGGATGATTTTGGAGTTTGTGGCATTCATATTGTTGAGGATGAAGCACCCCAATGCATCTAGACCTTACAAGATTCCAGGGGGAACAGCTGGAGCAGTTGCTATCTGCATTCCTCCCACAATTTTGATCTGTGTTGTGATGGCTTTTTCCACCAACAAAGTACTTGTTATAAGCCTCATTGCTGTTCTGATTGGCCTTGTAATGCAACCTTGTCTCAAGATTCTGGAGGAAAGGAGATGGATTAAATTCTCAGTTAGGTATGAACTTCAGGATCTTCACAATGAAGAGAGCACTCACTCCTTCATTGGTTAG
- the LOC137808589 gene encoding large ribosomal subunit protein eL13z-like, translating into MKHNNVIPSGHFRKHWQNYVRTWFNQPARKTRRRLARQKKAVKIFPRPTAGPLRPVVHGQTLKYNMKIRAGRGFSLEELKSAGIPKKLAPTIGIAVDHRRKNRSLEGLQGNVQRLKTYKAKLVVFPRQARKVKTGDSSAEELASATQVQGPFLPIVREKPTVDLVKVTDEMKAFKAYYKLRLERTNQRHYGARLKKAAEAEKEDKK; encoded by the exons ATGAAGCATAACAACGTCATCCCCAGTGGACACTTCCGGAAACATTGGCAAAACTATGTGAGGACTTGGTTTAATCAACCAGCGCGGAAGACCAGAAGACGATTAG CTCGGCAGAAGAAGGCTGTCAAAATTTTCCCCAGGCCAACTGCTGGACCTCTCAGGCCTGTTGTTCATGGTCAGACCTTGAAATACAACATGAAAATCAGAGCTGGGAGAGGATTTTCTCTTGAAGAGTTGAAG AGTGCTGGAATTCCCAAAAAGCTTGCTCCAACTATTGGGATCGCTGTTGATCATAGGCGCAAGAACCGTTCTTTGGAGGGTCTTCAGGGTAATGTGCAGAGGCTCAAAACATACAAGGCCAAGTTGGTTGTGTTCCCAAGACAGGCACGAAAGGTCAAG aCTGGTGATTCTAGCGCCGAAGAACTAGCAAGTGCTACCCAAGTTCAGGGTCCATTCTTGCCCATTGTAAGGGAGAAGCCAACTGTTGACCTTGTTAAGGTAACAGATGAAATGAAGGCGTTCAAAGCTTACTATAAGCTTCGTCTTGAACGCACCAACCAACGTCACTATGGTGCCCGTTTAAAGAAAGCTGCTGAAGCAGAGAAGGAAGACAAGAAATAG